CAGAAAGTGATTATATTAAAACGGTGTTCGGACTCAAGCTGAAACAGCTCAGACAAAAGAAAAACTGGTCTCTGCAGGATCTTGCCTTAAAGACCGGTTTATCAAAATCTTACCTCAATGAAATTGAAAACGGAAAAAAATATCCGAAACACGATAAGATCATCCTTCTTTCTGAGTCGCTGAGCAGCACTTTTGATGAGCTGGTTTCTACGAAGCTTGACAAAGGTTTGGCTCCGTTTAATGAAATCCTGCAGTCTGATTTTTTTAAAGAAATTCCACTGGACCTTTTTGGAATCAACAAAAATAATCTAATCAGCATTATCAGTGACGCTCCCAAAAAAGTAACGGCTTTTATAAATGCGCTGATCGAGATCTCACAGAATTATAATTTAGGAAAGGAGCGTTTTTACTTTGCTGTACTGCGGTCTTTTCAGGAGCTCTATGATAATTATTTTCCTGAAATTGAGGAGAAAGCAATGGAATTCATCAGGGAAAACGGAATAGACATCAATGAAGATCTTCAGGCTTCGGTTTTGGAGAATATTCTTGCTGAAAAGTTTAAATACAATATCAGATCTGATGATTTTGAACAGTTCGGAACTCTTGATAATCTCCGCTCACTGTTTATTCCTGAACAGAAACTGCTGCTGCTGAACAGGAAGCTTGAAAAAGACCAGCGAACCTTTATTTTAGCAAAGGAAATAGGATTTAATGTCCTGGAACTGAAAGTACGTCCGAATACCTATTCATGGCTGGATTTTGGAAGTTTTGAAGAAATTCTGAATAATTTTTATGCTTCGTATTTTGCAGGCGCTTTACTGATCTCAAAGAAAAGGACTGTTGAAAAAACCTCAGAATTTTTCCTACAGCATACCTGGGAACCAAAAGGTTTTGAAGCATTGATCGAGAGTTTTACAGATTCTCCTGAAACGTTTTATTACAGGCTTACAAATCTTCTTTCTTCGGAAATGGGTATCCGGGATCTTTTTTATCTGTGTCTGGTGAAGAAAAAAGGCTCGGACAAGATTCAGATCTTAAAGGAGCTTCACCTGAACCATCAGCAGGCACCACATGCGAATGCCATGAACGAGCATTACTGCCGGAGATGGATTGCAGTGAAAAACCTGCATCATCTAAAAGAAAACGAAACGCTGACTGATGCCCAGATCTCTCATTATAAAGATCAGGGAGTGAGTTATCTTGTGATCTCCACTTCTCAGAAAAACCCGTTTTCGGATGGCAGCAACAGAAGCTACTGTCTTGGGATCCTGCTCAACTCACAGACGATCAAGAAAATCGGCTTTATAAAATCTCCAACAATAAAAACAATCAATGTAGGAGTGACCTGCGAATCCTGCAGTATTGCAGACTGTGAAGTAAGGCAGGCTCCGCCGGTAAGGCTGGAAAAGGAATATTTTAACCTTAGCATGAAGAATGCTGTTGAGAAGATCAGGAAACAGGTGAATAATGAATAGTGAATAGTGAATAGTGAATAGTGAATAGTGAATAGTGAAAAATTAAAGATTCTCTCTAACTTCTAAACTCTAGTTTGTAACTTTTAATAAAAAAACACACCGATGATATTAGATTTATTTTTTCCGAACCGCTGCATTGAGTGCAACCGGATCATAGACCCGGATCTTTTGGTTTGTGGCTTATGTTTTGAACAGATCCATTTTACTCATTTTGAGTATTCCAGTGATGATGTCATCAAAGAAAAATGCAGACTCTTCTTTCCTGTTGAAAATACTTTTGGACTAATGAAGTTCGAACAGGATGGGTTAAGCCGCAAACTCATTCATGAACTGAAATATAAAAATAGGGAAAATGTAGGTAAGACTCTTGCCAACTGGACGATTGAAAGGCTGGATTTTAAGGATGAAAGTCCCGACATATTGGTCTCTGTTCCGCTTCATCCTAAAAAATTAAAAGAAAGAGGTTATAATCAGCTCCATTTATTTACGGAAACCTTATCAAAGTTTTATGAAATTCCTTTTGATCATGATTTAATTCAAAGAAACCATTACTCAAAAGCGCAGGCCTTAAAAGATAAGAAGCACCGCCTGGAAGCAGTCAACCCTTTTTCTCTTTCAAAACCGATTTCGGGAAAGCATATTTTATTGATTGATGATGTTTTCACAACAGGAAATACAGTTTCATCTATTGCCTGGGAAATTTTAAATGCAGGAAACAATAAGGTGAGTGTGATGGTGATGGCGGTGGATGTGTAGGTCTTGTGTTTGAGGGTTTTTAGAGTTTTAGAGTTTTAGAGTTTTAGAGTTTTAGAGTTTTAGAGTTTTAGAGTTTTAGAGTTTTAGAGTAAAATATAGTTTGTTCAGCAATGATTAAACGATAATGTCAATTATAAATTTTGTTTTACAAGTAAATAATAAAATATTAAATAACTAATAACCATCAACCAACAACCAGCAGCTAACAACCCATTCAACGCAAAAACTCTAAAACCCTCAAACTCCCCTTTCCTTTTCCGATTCTTTTTACTAATTTTCCTGTAAACTATTGATCATGAAAAATCTGCTGTTGCTGCACGGTGCATTGGGACACAGTGATATTTTTAAGCCTTATGAAAAGGAGCTTTCAAAACACTTTAGTATTCATACGCTTTTATTTTCAGGACATGGAAATACCGAGGTGCCGGAAAGTGGCATCAGCATTGAAAAATACACTAATGAATTAAGAGATTACATCCATAAGGAAGATTTAAAAGATGTTTATATTTTCGGTCACAGCATGGGTGGTTATGTGGCACTATGCTGTGCTTTGCAGAATCCTGAAAACATTTATTCTGTCATGACACTGGGAACGAAATTCGACTGGACTGAGGAACAAGCCTTAAAGGAAAGCAAAATGCTGGATCCTGAATCTATTCTTTTGAAAGTACCCAAATATGCTGAACAATTGGAAAAGCAACATGGCAAGAAATGGAAACAGCTTCTTCCGGCTATTGCTAATATGATGGTTTCTTTAGGCAAAAATCCAGTGTTGAATGAAAGCAATCTTTGGGCAGTCAATCTTCCGGTACAGATTATGACGGGAGATAAAGACAATATGGTGAGTATTGAAGAAAGCATCAATGCATACCGCAGTATTCCGAATGCAAAATTGGCCATACTTCCGGATACAAAACATCCTTTGGAAAAAGTACGGCCAAATTTATTATTTGATCTGATGAAAGATTTCTGGAATCTTCCTTAGTATTTATCGTTGAAGTTTTTCACCATAGCTAAGATCTCCGGCATCACCAAGTCCTGGTGTGATGTATCCTTTTGAGGTCAGTCCCTCATCGATGGCTCCTACCCATATTTTTGCATCCGGATACGCTTTTTCAATAGTTTCCACGCCTTGTCTGGAAGCAATTGCCGCAACAATATGCAGCTGAGTTGGCGTTCCGTTGGTCAGAAGATCTTTGATAGCTTCGATTAACGATGCACCTGTTGCCAGCATCGGATCAGCTACAATTAATGGTCTGCCTTCAATATTCGGACAGGTAAGATAATCCTGTTTGATGGAGAAATAATCATTGGCATCATGCTTTCTGTAAGCTGCTACGAAACCGCAGTCGGCTCTGTCAAGGTAACTTAAAATTCCTTCAAACAAAGGTACTCCTGCTCTCAAAATAGTGGTTATCACGGGCTGAACTGCTATTTCCTGAACTTTTATCTTATCTAACGGAGTCTGGATCTCTACTTCTTTATATTCTAATCCTTTACTGATCTCAAAAGCAGCAATCTCTCCAATACGTTCCATATTTCTACGGAATCTCATTCTGTCATGCTGGATGTCTATATTCCTAAGCTCATTGATCCAGGAGTTTATTAAAGAAACTTGTTCTGACAATACAACTGTATTCATTATTCTGAAAAAACTTTTATTTAAACGATTAAATTTCATATGAACAAAATCCCTCTTAGAAAAATCTAAAAGGGATTATTTTTTATTTCTGTCTGAAATACACTTCAATAGGAACTCCGGTAAATCCGAATTGTTTCCTCAATTGGTTTTCAGTAAATCTTTTGTAAGGTTCTTTTACGTACTGAGGCAGGTTACAGAAAAATACAAACTGTGGTGAAGGTGTCGGAAGCTGTACACAGTATTTGATTTTAATATACTTTCCTTTGTTGGCTGGTGGTGGAGTCTGCTCAAAAATAGGAAGCATCACTTCATTTAATTTTGAAGTTTTGATCTTTTTCTTACGGTCTTCATACACAACCATTGCCATTTCTACTGCCTTCAGAATTCTTTGCTTCGTTAATGCTGAAACAAAAAGAATTGGAATATCACTGAACTGACCAATCTTTTCTTTAATTGAATTCTCAAAATCTCTTACGGTGTTGGTTTTCTTATCTTCAATAAGATCCCATTTATTTACAACAATGACAATTCCTTTTCTATTTTTTTGCGCAAGACCGAAGATATTCATATCCTGAGATTCCCAGCCCAGCGTAGCATCAACCATGATGATCACAACATCTGAAAATTCAATAGAACGGATAGATCTCATTACAGAATAGAATTCCAAATCTTCATTTACTTTAGATTTTCTTCTCATTCCTGCAGTATCTACCAAAACAAACTCGTGCCCGAATTTATTATAAAGGGTTTGGATACTGTCTCTTGTTGTACCTGCAACATCCGTTACGATATTTCTTTCAACATCAAGTAAGGCATTTGTCAATGTAGATTTTCCTACATTTGGACGACCTGCAATTGTAATTTTAGGCAACCCTTCAAATGGGTCTTTATAATCTGTTGTAGGAAAGTCTTTAACGATATCATCTAAAACTTCTCCGGTTCCGGAACCTGTAGCAGAAGATAAAGTGTAATATTTTTCAATACCTAACTGATAGAATTCAGTAGCATTTATTTCTTCTTTAGCAGAATCTACTTTATTGATAACGATATAAACGGGCTTGTTTGCTCTTCTAAGAAGTTCATAAATCTCGTAATCTGTATCGGTAAGGCCTTCTTCCACATTCATCATAAAAATGATAGAAGTAGCTTCATCTATTGCCAGCTGTACTTGTTTACGGATCTCTTCTTCAAAAATATCATCCGTTCCTACATCATATCCGCCGGTATCTATAACGGTAAAATCTACCCCGTTCCAGTCAGATTTCCCGTAATGACGGTCTCTGGTAACCCCAGCCGTAGAATCTACGATGGCTTCTCTTCTTTCTAGTAAACGGTTAAAAAGTGTGGATTTTCCTACGTTGGGACGCCCAACGATTGCAACAATATTTGACATAAAAATGTTTAATAAATGAAATTATTAATGGGTTTCTCCAACTTTTGGAGCCCAATTTTTTGCAAAGATAAGATTTTATTATTTAGTCACTGAAAAAGAACAGTTCTTCTAATGACCTATGATTAATTTTTTCGCAAACTTATACTACTAATAATCATCGAATTATGTTTAAACACTATAATTTCTGACACTAACCAGCGAAAATTATTTTTTCAATTAAATATTTTTTTATAGTTTTGCGCCACCAAAATAAACAGACCCATGGTGTAACGGTAGCACTCTGGTTTTTGGTACCATCAGTTGGGGTTCGAATCCCTGTGGGTCTACAAACCATCCTTTTTTAAGGGTGGTTTTTTTATTTACGTCAAATAAGTTAATTGCTGAGATCTTCATATATAAACTGCTCTTCATTCAAAAATATTATTTCCACCAAAATCTATATATATCACATATCCTATATTACGAAATCACCAACATTTATCAATAATTTCAAACTAATTAATCACCAAACAGTGTTTTTTTATTTGGGCTATTACATATTTTATTTATATTAGCATAACAAAATAATATCCGAAAACCGGATAGAGTAAAAAATTAAGCCAAAATTATCATGAAAAATCTAAAAAAACTTTCAAGAGAGAATTTAAAATCTGTAAAAGGAGGAATTACACCAGAATGTGCAGTGTATTGGAGTTCAGGTCAACCTTATTATAAAACTGAAGCTGCTTGTATTCAAGCGTCTACAATAAATAATCCTGATGATTTTGCATTATGTCACAATGCCTGTGGACGTTGGTATGCTTTTTAAATTCCTGAAAAAATAAATTAAAGTGGCTGTTTTCTCGTAAAACAGTCATTTTTTTATTGAGAATCTTTAAATATCAAACCAATCATGGTTCTTTATTTTGAAATAGGATAAATATTTTTTGTTGCCAAGTCAATTTATTTTTAAGTTTTTTTGTAACAATTTATTAACCTTATCGAAAAAGCCATCCTATTTTTATTTTAGGATGACTTTTATTATATCTGATTACATCAAAATCTAATACCTGGAAATCAAAACCCATGCAGATCCGGTACTTTGTACTGAAATGGCCCTTCCAAAATTACTGTTATTTAAATCATAATTGGTAAAATTCCCTCCATTGATCCGGAATGTTCCGCTCACCGTAACGGTAGCAGCAGTATCATTAACCAGATTATAAATTTTCCCCTGATTGGCTGTACTTGCAGCAGGAAGAGAAATATTTCCTGTTACGAGAACTGTATAATCATCGGCGGCAACAGTTCCTGAAGCTACGGTTCTTATTTTTGCATTCAAAGATGAAGTGTCTTTCCAGGAGAGAGTTCCGGCGCCATCCGTTACCAAAGCCTGATTGGACTGGCCATTTGTTCTCGGAAAAGTATATGACCCCTGAGGATTCCCGGATGTATCTTTATAGGAAAAGGTAACCCCTTTATTTTTTTCAAGAGTAACATTGGTTACCCCCGTTGTTCCTCCATCGTGACTCAGAATTAAACTATTACCGGTTCCATTACTTATTCCCCATATAGAGGCATTTACACTTTGATCCTGATTAACAGCTACCATACCAAAAGATCCGCCCGTAGACTGTGAATAGGTTGCTATGGAGCCCCCACTATCTCCATAATTTGATTGTAAGGTGGTTAAACCCGGTCTTGCCATAACCACACCTAAACTTGTAGCAGCTGACAGATCACTATTATCTGAATAATAGATACCACTGCCTGCTCCTAAAAGGTTAGTATCTACACCAAAGTAATTGCTTCCGGTTCCATATTGAGCTTTCATATCACCTTTCACTTCAAACTGTCTGCCAGATACGGCATCAGCAGCCGTAAATCCAATCCCTACTTTACCATTCTGGTAAATATTTTGAGTATTAGCAGTGGAAGGGTTTGCTGTATTTTGAATATTCCATGGTGATGTAATAATTCCTGAATTAAGTTTTACCCATTTATTCAGATCCCCGTTAAAATAATAATACCCCTCAGAATTTACATCAGCTGTTTGCCCTGTTAAAGCTCCGGCAGCAGTTACATAAACCAATGCTCCCGTTTGTAAAGCAGTATAATTTTTTGCATTTAACTGATCTCCGGTAATTCTGGGAGCAATCATTCCGTCAAATTTTGAAGTATCGTCCGGATTTCCAACTACATCGAAAGTAGCATTGGGAGTTGATGTATTAACTCCAACCTGGGCAAAGCCAAAAGAGCCTACCAATAAGAAGGCAGGAAATAATTTTTTAAGCATGTTTTATTTGTTTGTTTTTCAACAAATATATGATTAATTTAAATAATCGATCATTTTTTTAAATAATTTAAGTTAAAATAAATAAAAAAAGGCAGCTTTTTCAGCCACCTCTGCAATATTATGTTAAATTAATTATTATTTCAAATCAAACCTGTCAGCATTCATTACTTTCGTCCATGCTGCAACAAAATCTTTCACAAATTTTTCTTGGGCATCAGAACTTGCATATACTTCTGCAATAGCTCTCAACTCGGAGTTTGAACCAAAGACAAGATCCGCCCGGGTTGCTGTCCATTTTGGCTGACCCGTTGAACGGTCTGTACCCATATACAATTCATTATCTTCTGAAATAGCTTTCCATTGGGTATTCATATCAAGAAGACTGACAAAGAAATCATTCGTAAGTATTCCTGGACGGTTAGTAAATACACCATGCTTGGATCCATCAGAATTTGTATCCAGAGCACGCATTCCTCCTATTAAAACAGTTAGCTCAGGAGCGGTAAGCGTTAGTAGCTGTGCCCTATCAATCAGCAAAGATTCTGTAGATACTGTGAATTTTTTCTTCAGATAATTACGGAATCCATCTGCCGCAGGTTCCAGGTAGCCCATAGATTCTATATCCGTTTGTGCCTGTGAAGCGTCCATTCTTCCCGGAGAAAAAGGTACATTTATATAATTTCCGGCATCTTTTGCTGCTTTTTCTACCGCAGCATTTCCTGCCAGAACAATAAGATCTGCTATTGAAATCTTTTTACCATTGCTTTGAGAATCATTGAACTCTTTCTGAATTTTTTCTAATTCACCCAAAACTTTCTGAAGCTGTGAAGGATTGTTTACCTCCCAATCTTTCTGGGGAACCAGTCTGATTCTTGCTCCATTTGCTCCCCCTCTCTTATCACTTCCTCTGAATGTTGAAGCAGAAGCCCAGGCAGTAGATACCAACTCAGGAACACTTAATCCTGAGTTAAGTATTTTTTGCTTTAATACATCAATATCTGTATCATTTACCAGTTCATGATCTACTTCAGGAATTGGATCCTGCCAGATCAGTTCTTCCTGTGGTACATCCGGTCCTAAATATCTTGCTTTAGGTCCCATATCTCTGTGTGTAAGCTTAAACCATGCTCTGGAGAAAGCATCAGCAAAAGCATCCGGATTTTCATAAAAATGTCTTGATATTTTTTCATACACAGGATCCAGTCTTAATGAAAGGTCTGTCGTCAGCATCGTAGGCCTGTGTTTTTTATTGGGATCAAATGCATCAGGAATAATCTCTGCTCCGTCTTTGGCTACCCACTGATGAGCTCCTGCAGGGCTTTTCGTAAGTTCCCATTCATTTTCAAATAAATTTTTAAAGAAATAATTACTCCATTCCGTAGGAGTTTCCGTCCAGGTTACTTCCAAACCACTGGAAATGGCATCCTTTCCTTTTCCTGACTGATAAGTACTGCTCCATCCCAGCCCTTGAAGTTCAATTCCGGCTGCTTCAGGTTCTTTTCCCACATGATCTGCCGGACCGGCACCGTGCGTTTTTCCAAAAGTATGTCCACCGGCAATCAAAGCAACGGTTTCTTCATCATTCATCGCCATACGTCCGAAAGTATCCCTGATATCTTTAGCGGCGGCAACCGGGTCAGGATTTCCGTCCGGACCTTCCGGATTTACATAAATAAGTCCCATCTGTACAGCTGCCAGAGGCTTTTCAAGATTTCTGGAATGAATGTCACCATCCGCATCATCATCGGTTGGAAGTACACCCCGCCCTTCCACTACTCCTTCAGATCCATGGGCATACCGAAGATCACCTCCCAGCCAGGTTTTTTCCGAGCCCCAGTAAATATCCATATCCGGTTCCCATACATCTTCACGTCCTCCTGCGAACCCGAATGTTTTAAAGCCCATAGACTCTAAAGCAACATTTCCGGTAAGGATCAAAAGATCTGCCCAGGAGATTTTTTTACCATATTTCTGTTTGATAGGCCACACTAGCCTTCTGGCTTTATCTAAACTAACATTATCCGGCCAGCTGTTCAAAGGTGCAAAACGCTGCTGTCCGGCTCCTGCTCCACCTCTCCCATCACCTACACGGTAGGTTCCGGCACTGTGCCATGCCATACGGATAAACAAGGGA
The Chryseobacterium sp. W4I1 DNA segment above includes these coding regions:
- a CDS encoding helix-turn-helix domain-containing protein; protein product: MNSESDYIKTVFGLKLKQLRQKKNWSLQDLALKTGLSKSYLNEIENGKKYPKHDKIILLSESLSSTFDELVSTKLDKGLAPFNEILQSDFFKEIPLDLFGINKNNLISIISDAPKKVTAFINALIEISQNYNLGKERFYFAVLRSFQELYDNYFPEIEEKAMEFIRENGIDINEDLQASVLENILAEKFKYNIRSDDFEQFGTLDNLRSLFIPEQKLLLLNRKLEKDQRTFILAKEIGFNVLELKVRPNTYSWLDFGSFEEILNNFYASYFAGALLISKKRTVEKTSEFFLQHTWEPKGFEALIESFTDSPETFYYRLTNLLSSEMGIRDLFYLCLVKKKGSDKIQILKELHLNHQQAPHANAMNEHYCRRWIAVKNLHHLKENETLTDAQISHYKDQGVSYLVISTSQKNPFSDGSNRSYCLGILLNSQTIKKIGFIKSPTIKTINVGVTCESCSIADCEVRQAPPVRLEKEYFNLSMKNAVEKIRKQVNNE
- a CDS encoding ComF family protein; the protein is MILDLFFPNRCIECNRIIDPDLLVCGLCFEQIHFTHFEYSSDDVIKEKCRLFFPVENTFGLMKFEQDGLSRKLIHELKYKNRENVGKTLANWTIERLDFKDESPDILVSVPLHPKKLKERGYNQLHLFTETLSKFYEIPFDHDLIQRNHYSKAQALKDKKHRLEAVNPFSLSKPISGKHILLIDDVFTTGNTVSSIAWEILNAGNNKVSVMVMAVDV
- a CDS encoding alpha/beta fold hydrolase: MKNLLLLHGALGHSDIFKPYEKELSKHFSIHTLLFSGHGNTEVPESGISIEKYTNELRDYIHKEDLKDVYIFGHSMGGYVALCCALQNPENIYSVMTLGTKFDWTEEQALKESKMLDPESILLKVPKYAEQLEKQHGKKWKQLLPAIANMMVSLGKNPVLNESNLWAVNLPVQIMTGDKDNMVSIEESINAYRSIPNAKLAILPDTKHPLEKVRPNLLFDLMKDFWNLP
- the upp gene encoding uracil phosphoribosyltransferase, translating into MNTVVLSEQVSLINSWINELRNIDIQHDRMRFRRNMERIGEIAAFEISKGLEYKEVEIQTPLDKIKVQEIAVQPVITTILRAGVPLFEGILSYLDRADCGFVAAYRKHDANDYFSIKQDYLTCPNIEGRPLIVADPMLATGASLIEAIKDLLTNGTPTQLHIVAAIASRQGVETIEKAYPDAKIWVGAIDEGLTSKGYITPGLGDAGDLSYGEKLQR
- the der gene encoding ribosome biogenesis GTPase Der; this translates as MSNIVAIVGRPNVGKSTLFNRLLERREAIVDSTAGVTRDRHYGKSDWNGVDFTVIDTGGYDVGTDDIFEEEIRKQVQLAIDEATSIIFMMNVEEGLTDTDYEIYELLRRANKPVYIVINKVDSAKEEINATEFYQLGIEKYYTLSSATGSGTGEVLDDIVKDFPTTDYKDPFEGLPKITIAGRPNVGKSTLTNALLDVERNIVTDVAGTTRDSIQTLYNKFGHEFVLVDTAGMRRKSKVNEDLEFYSVMRSIRSIEFSDVVIIMVDATLGWESQDMNIFGLAQKNRKGIVIVVNKWDLIEDKKTNTVRDFENSIKEKIGQFSDIPILFVSALTKQRILKAVEMAMVVYEDRKKKIKTSKLNEVMLPIFEQTPPPANKGKYIKIKYCVQLPTPSPQFVFFCNLPQYVKEPYKRFTENQLRKQFGFTGVPIEVYFRQK
- the katG gene encoding catalase/peroxidase HPI yields the protein MENDLNDISKCPFHSGTMKKEAVAGGGTKNLDWWPEQLRVDILRQHSSLSDPMDKDFDYAEAFKSLDLEAVKRDLHALMTDSQDWWPADFGHYGPLFIRMAWHSAGTYRVGDGRGGAGAGQQRFAPLNSWPDNVSLDKARRLVWPIKQKYGKKISWADLLILTGNVALESMGFKTFGFAGGREDVWEPDMDIYWGSEKTWLGGDLRYAHGSEGVVEGRGVLPTDDDADGDIHSRNLEKPLAAVQMGLIYVNPEGPDGNPDPVAAAKDIRDTFGRMAMNDEETVALIAGGHTFGKTHGAGPADHVGKEPEAAGIELQGLGWSSTYQSGKGKDAISSGLEVTWTETPTEWSNYFFKNLFENEWELTKSPAGAHQWVAKDGAEIIPDAFDPNKKHRPTMLTTDLSLRLDPVYEKISRHFYENPDAFADAFSRAWFKLTHRDMGPKARYLGPDVPQEELIWQDPIPEVDHELVNDTDIDVLKQKILNSGLSVPELVSTAWASASTFRGSDKRGGANGARIRLVPQKDWEVNNPSQLQKVLGELEKIQKEFNDSQSNGKKISIADLIVLAGNAAVEKAAKDAGNYINVPFSPGRMDASQAQTDIESMGYLEPAADGFRNYLKKKFTVSTESLLIDRAQLLTLTAPELTVLIGGMRALDTNSDGSKHGVFTNRPGILTNDFFVSLLDMNTQWKAISEDNELYMGTDRSTGQPKWTATRADLVFGSNSELRAIAEVYASSDAQEKFVKDFVAAWTKVMNADRFDLK